Part of the Flavobacterium sp. MDT1-60 genome, TTGCAGCGTATGAAGATTACTATCAAAAGTATATTCAGCACTACTTAAAGTAACCTGATTTACAGGAGAAGCTACAACCTTAAGTGTTTGATTTTGAGTTGAAATATTGCCATTTCCATCATTAAAACTCCATGTAATAGTATAACTGCCTTCAGTTGTATAATTTAAAGGATTTGATGTTGTACCATTTATAATTCCGGCACAATTATCTGTTGCTGTTGGCACAGGAATTTGAGATGATAAAATCGAACAATAGTTTGTGATTTCCGGAAGGCTGACTACATTAGGAATTGGTGCCGTTACATCTGGAGTTGTAATTAAGGTTACAGATTGTGTAACAGAACAATTATTAGCGTCAGTAATTGTTAATGTATAATTACCTGCAATCAAGCCACTGATGTCTTTTGTTGTGCTTCCATTCGACCATAAATAGGCGTAAGGAGTAACACCGCCTGCTACATTGATACTTACAGCTCCATCGCTTAATCCATTACAAGAAATATTAGTTTGAGTTGCTATACTAGCAGTCAATGCAATAGGTTCAGTAATAGTGAAGCTTTGTGTAGCAGTACAGTTGTTAGCATCTGTTACCGTTACTGTGTAAGTTCCTACTGAAAGACCAGAAGTTGTAGCGGCCGTTCCTCCTGAAGGTGACCATGCATAAGTATATGCTCCGCTTCCGCCTGTAACATTTACCGTTGCAGATCCATTGCTTCCTCCGTTACATGAAACATTCGTTTGAGCTCCACCAGAGGCAGTTAATTGAATTGGTTCTGTTATTACAAAACTTTGAGTTGCAGTACAACTATTGGCGTCCGTTACCGTTACGGTGTAAGTTCCTGCTGAAAGACCAGAAGCTGTAGCTGCACTTCCACCTGATGGAGACCATGCGTAAGTATATGCACTGGTTCCGCCACTTACAGCAACAGTTGCAGATCCGTTACTTCCCCCGTTACAAGAAACGTTGGTTTGCGCTCCAACAGAAGCAGTTAATTGAATTGGTTGTGTTATAAGGAAGCTTTGTGTTGCAGTACAACTGTTAGCATCTGTTACAGTTACTGAATAAGTTCCTGCTGAAAGTCCGGAAGCTGTTGTTGCAGTTCCTCCAGAAGGTGACCATGCATAAGTATATGCTCCGGTTCCACCTGTAACATTTACCGTTGCTGATCCATTATTTCCTCCGTTGCACGAAATATTAGTCTGAGTACCTACAGAAGCAATTAATGTAGCAGGTTCAGTAATTGTAAAGTTTTTGGTTATACTACAAGTGTTTGCATCAGTAATTAAAACGCTATAGTTACCCGGAGCTAATCCGCTGGCTGTAGCAGCGTTTCCACCTGATGGTGACCATAGATAAGTATAAGTACCAGTTCCACCAGCTACGTTTACTGTTGCTGAACCATTATTTAGACCGTTACAAGTAACATTTGTTGATGTTGTTGAAGCTGTAAGTGCAGGCGGTTCCGTGATTGTAAAACTCTGTGTTTTTTGGCATAGGTTAGCGTCTGTAATAATTACCGTGTATGTCCCTGCGCTCAGTCCGGTCGCGGTTGCAGCAGTACCACCTGATGGAGACCATGAATAAGTATAGGCTCCCGCTCCGCCCGTTACTGAAACAGAAGCTGATCCATTAGTTCCTCCATTACAATTTACATTAGTTTGTGAAGGTGTAACCACTATTGCAGTAGGTTGTGTAATTGTAAAGTTTTTTACGATTGAACAGCCGTTCGAAGAAGTTATGGTTACATTATAATTGCCGGCAGTAAGTCCGGTTGCTGTTGCTGCTGTTCCACCAGTAGGTGCCCATACATAAGTAAAAGGACCCGGAGCTCCGGCAGGTACTACGGTTGCTGTTCCTGTATTTGATCCATTACATAAAACATTTGTTTGAGATGTAGTAGCTGTTAATGTATTTGTTGTAGTAATTGTAAAGTTTCTAGTGATTGTACAACCATTAGAATCAGTGATAAAGCAACTATAATTTCCTGCCAATAACCCTGTTGCTGTAGCAGCTGTTCCTCCGGAAGGTGCCCATGAATAATTATAAGGAGATGTTCCTCCTGATGGTGTAACACTTGCCTGACCTCCAGCCACACAAGTTGCATTTGCCTGAGCTGTTGTAGCTGATAATACTGCAGGTTGATTAATTGTTAAGTTTTTAGTAAGTGTGCATCCATTTGCATCTGTAATTAAACAGCTGTAGTTTCCTATTGCTAGTCCAGTTGCTGTAGCGGCTGTTCCTCCGGAAGGTGACCATAAATAAGTATATCCGGGTGTTCCGCCTGAAACGCTTACTGTTGCTGTTCCATTGGCTTGTCCATTACAAAGTAAATCGGTTTTAAATGCCATTGCTGTTAAAGCTGCAGGTTGGTTTATGGTAACCGTTGCTGTAGTTTGGCAAGAGTTAGCATCTGAAACAGTAACTGTATAAGTTCCTGCTGCAAGTCCCGTTGCAGTAGCTGCAGTTCCGCCAGATGGAGCCCATGAATAAGTATATCCTAATGTTCCTCCCGATACGTTTACAGTAGCTGAGCCATTAGTACCTCCATTACATGAAACATTTGTTTTTAAAGTTGTAGCTGAAAGTACTGCCGGTGTATTTATAGTAATATTTTTAACCAATGTACATCCATTAGCGTCTGTAATAGTACAGGTATAATTTCCTGCCGGTCTGCCCGAGATTGATGCACTAGTTCCTCCTAAAGGAGCCCATAAATATGTATATCCGGGTGTTCCTCCAGATACTGTTACGGAGGCAGATCCATTAGAACCTCCAAAACAACTAACTCCAGTGGATGCTGTAGTGGCAGATAAAACAGCTGCCGGCTGTGTGATGGTAAAACTTTGTGTTGTTGAGCACGTATTAGCATCTGTTACTGTCACGGTATAAGTTCCCGCTAATAATCCGGAAGCTGTTGCAGCAGTACCTCCGGATGGTGCCCATGAATAACTGTAAGAACCAGTTCCGCCAGTTACATTTACTGTTGCAGATCCAGTAGCTTCTCCACGACATCCTATATTAGTTTGTGCTGCTGGTGTTGCTATTAATGCACCAGGTTGGGTTATAGTAAAAGTTTTTGTTGTCTGACATAAATTAGCATCTTTAATAGTAACTGTATACGTTCCTGCGGTAAGTCCAGTTGCTGTAGCAGCTATACCTCCAGATGGAGACCAGGAATAGGTATAAGCACCAGTTCCGCCTGTTACGTTTACTGTTGCAGATCCTGTTGCAGCTCCGTTACACAATATATTAGTTTGCGAACTTGTAACAGAAAGCACAGCAGGTTCAGTAACAATAAAGCTTTGCGTTGTTTGGCACAGATTGTTATCTGTTACTGTTACAGTATAAGTTCCTGCTGAAAGTCCCGTTGCAGTAGCTCCTGTACCACCAGATGGTGCCCATGAATAACTGTATGATGCAGTACCTCCGGTAGTCACAACAGTAGCTGTACCGTTAGCACCACCATTACAACTTACATTGTTTATCGTTCCTTGCGATGCAACCAGCAGAGTTGGTTCTGTAATGGCGAAGTTTTGTATGATAGAACAAAGGTTACCATCACTTATCGTTACTGTATAATTTCCTTGCGTAAGACCAGATGCAGTGGCAGTGGTTGCACCATTAGACCAAAGATAAATATAGGATCCGGTTCCGCCAGTAGGAGTAACCGTTGCTGAACCGTTACTACCGCCATTGCAACTTACATTTGTTTGTGATGGATTGGCAGTGATAACTGTAGGCTGCCCTATTAGAATATTATTTACAGTTGCAGTACATGAATTAGCATCTGTAATAGTTACACTATAAGTACCTGTTGAAAGTCCAGTAGCAGTAGCTGTCGTAGCTCCGTTAGACCATAAATAAGTATATCCTGGTGTTCCTCCCGATGCAATTACGGTCGCAGTCCCGTTAGTTCCTCCATTACAAGAAACAGAAGTAGTGCTTGGAGTTCCGGTAAGAACACTGGCAGGTTGGCCTACTACGATGTTATTTATAGTAATCGTACACAAATTAGCATCTGTAACTGTTACACTATAAGTTCCTGCAGTAAGTCCTGTTGCTGTAGCTCCTGTACCACCAGATGGTGCCCATGAATAGGTATATCCGGGAGTGCCTCCCGATGCAACTACTGAAGCTGTTCCGTTAGTTCCTCCAAAACAGGAGACTGCAGTTGTAGAAGGTGTTGCTGTTATATTTGTTGCAGGTTCTCCAACTATAATACCACTTATTGTTTTTGTGCAAGAATTGGCATCCGTAATAGTTACACTATAAGTTCCTGCAGTAAGTCCTGTTGCTGTTGCTCCTGTACCACCAGATGGTGACCATAAATAAGTATATCCGGGAGTACCACCTGTTGGAGCAATTGTAGCGATTCCGTTTGAGCCGCCAAAACAGGAAACATTTGTTGCACTTGGAGTTCCGTCAAGGACAGCTGTTGGTCCTCCGACTATAATACCCGTTACAGTTTTCGTACATGCATTGGCATCTGTAATAGTAACGCTATAAGTTCCTGCTGTAAGTCCTGAAGCAGTAGCTCCTGTACCACCAGAAGGCGACCAAAGATAAGTATATCCGGGAGTTCCTCCGGACGCTGTAATAGTAGCTGTACCATTAGTTCCGCCAAAGCATGAAACCGAAGTTGTAGAAGGAGTTCCGTTAAGTACCGGAGGTTGTGTTATGGTAAAGTTTCTTGTAATTTGAGTTGATTCACCATCAGTAATTGTTACCGTATAGGTTCCGGCAGCAAGTGAAGATGCCGTTGCAGCGCTACCTCCGGATGGTGACCACGAATAGCTATAAGGTAAAGTACCACCTGTTGCTGTTACACTGGCAGCACCAGTGGATGCTCCATTACAGGCGATGTTAGTTTGTGAGGTTGATGAAGTACTTAAGGCTGCACCCGTAAGTAATGTTAGTTCTGTCCCATAACTTGTACCAGCGCTATTAGTTGTATAAGCTCTGTAATGAATAGTCGTTGCAGATGGAAACCCTGTAATAGTAGCACTAAATGTTCCTGTTCCGGTTCCATTTTGAACTTTATTGTTAGCAATAGTTGGAGCTGCTGTTGTAGCCCAAACGATTCCTCTTTGTACAGTTGCATCACCACCATCAGATGATACGTTACCACCGATTGTTGCAGAAACGGCTTTGATGTTTGTAGCTGTAGTAGTTGTTACGGTTGCAGCTACAACAGTTGATACTGAAGGTGCAGGGTAACTTGAAGGAACTATACCCAAATCATTAGTTGCATGATGAGACCAGTTTGCATAATTATTTATGCTGGCTAATAAAGCAGCGACAGTACCTGTTAATGTGCCGGAATATTTACTGTTAGCAACTTCTGCCATTCCCGGAAATAACGAAACACAATTTACTCCATTAGTTAAACCGGGAGGCAAAGAGCTTGAATTTCCTCCAGTTGCTGCAGTGGTATTCCATTTGGTTGTGGTATCGTAATCACTAAGATTATAATCTGCATGGACACCTGCAATAAATGTAGGTGATGCAGGCTGCGGACCTGTCGAAGATTGATAGGCCAACATTTGATCACCACCAGATAAATTAAAACTTGTCCCTAAAGCTAATGTTATCGAACCCTGAGTTGTTCCTGTTACTGTGAAAGTATCAGCTGTTGCTGTTTCGACAATTGATATTATAGTACCTGCCGGTGTAAGTGCCGGTACTGTCCATAATAAATGGGGTTCAGTACTACCTGAAATCCAGGTTCCGTTACCCCATCCTTTTTCGGTTAAATACACGAGCGTTCCTGTATTCATGGCTTTAAGAGTAATAAAAGAAAAGCCATCAGAACCTGCGGTTTGATAGCCAATAAAAGCTATATCACCTGCTGCCAGGGTAGTTTGTGATTTTACATTTTGCTGCACAAAAAATGCACACAAAAGCATAATAATTAAGTGTAATTTTCTTTTCATAACATATAATTTTGTTTAATGACATAAATAAGCATTCTGCCAGCCACTTACCTTTTCAGGTTTTGTGGACGAAGTAAAAGCCTTAATAAAATGTCCGTCATTTACGAATGTTTTTATTCTGTTAAAGCTTATATTGTTATTAGAATCAAAATTTAATTTATACATATAATGATTAAACATTGTTCTATTTGTATCCTTATCAAATTCAATATTTCCTCTGGGACCGGCTATATTTAATTTGTCCATTTCTTCAATTAAGGAACTTATACTAAGATTATTCTCTGCATTAAGAAGTATATTATTTAATATTAGCCCGTTTTCATAACCCAAAACAGAAAAAACTGAAGGGTTCTCTGAGTATTTGTTTTTATACTCATTAGTAAAATCTATATCATCAGTATCATTTTGCATCCATGAGCTTACGACATAAAGTTCATGAGGCTCATTTTTATATTCTTCTAAAATTTTATCAGTGATAAAAAACGGAGTAACATAAAAAGGGTACTTTTTAGTAATTTTATTTTGGACTATAAAATCTGCATTTTCTTCTGCATATAAACCACTATAGAAAGCAAAAACAGCATCAGGCTCATGCGAATTAATAAAGTGATCCATGCATGCAGACTCATTTTCTCTTGGCACAAAAGGAGTGATGTAATGGCCTGAAAATATAGATTTTTCTTTAAAAGCATATTCAATTGCTGCCAGCATACCATAACCTGAATCATAAAATGAAGTCGAGGTTACAATTTTTTGATAGTTTTTGGCTGTTAGATAAGTTCCTAAATGATAACACGATTCCGTTAGCCCAAAAGAATTAATGTAAACACCTTTGTATACAGACTTCTCATATGGCAATGTTGCCCCGGTATCTGCGACAAGCAACAGAATGTCATTTTTAGAAGTATAGTTGTAAACTTCAGTTATATTATAATGTCCAAAAAGACCAATCATAATAGAGATATCCTCCTGAAAATTTAATTTTTGTATTTTCTCAATTATCATTTTCTCGTCTGCACCAATACCAATACTTTCCACATAAAATTTGACATTGAGATTATTAAGTTTTAAACCTCTCATAAAATCTCTGTCTAACGTTGGGTATTGTTGTGATTTTGGAATTAGAATTCCTATTTTAATAGTATCGTCCATAAAATGAGATTAAAAAAACAGAGGCATAATTGCCTCTGTTTCATTTTTATAGTATTAATTTCTGGAAGGAAAAATTCCTTCTGTAGCAATACAATAGTTTATACCCAGATAAGGATTTCGGATACTAAAGGGCTGATTGCCTCCAGCAACACCAGTAATACCGCTGATAGTTGAAGCTATACCACCAATCGGATTATTTGTACCTCCCGGTTCACTATAAATATTAGGAACAGCACCACCTGCAGCAAAAAAATTATTTCCACTGTCAGTCTCATTGGTTATTGTACCTCCGCTTAATGCATTAGCAACTGTAGAAACATTAGCCTGACCCGCTACAAGCGGATGTGCATGAGAAGGCATATTGGTTATTAATAGTGAAGTGTTTTCAGTACCGGATATTTGACCCATATAAATATTAGTTAATCCCGGTCCCTGGCCCTGACCAACAAGAGATCTTCCTCTTAAATCCGGTAAAGCAAATGTAGTTACGCCATCACCCCCATATGTTGTTCCAAGTAAGGAAAAAAGGGCACTATTTTGCGCTATTGACAAAAGTTGTCCATAGCAGAGTAGCCAGCCTCGTGGGGCGAAATTAAATCCAAAAGCCAAAATTGTTCCTAAAAATGGTTCCATAATTTTTTTGTTTAATTGGTTAGTTAATTAGTTATTGTTTATTTCACTATCTGCTATATTTTTATTACAAAACATATTATGACAGTTTTTTAATACAATGCTAAATTAATTTATATAAGTATCTTAATAGCAGGTATTTATACCTGATTTTATTATTAACCCTGATTTCTAGTCTTACAAAACCTTATTTCATAGCTTTTTATGAATACTTAAAAATTAAGAAAGAGACCAAAAAAATAAAATGAAACTGAGAATAAAATTCTTTAGGTTACCGGGAAAAGGAGTACATGAAGTAATGAAAGTTTTAAAGAATAATACCAGGGGAATAAGAAGATTTATTCTACGATAGTTTCAAAGAATAGTAAAGTATTGTTATTTTGTAAAATAGTATGATATTTTAGATTACAATTAAAATACAAAAGTATATATGAAAGTTAAAAATGTCGCAGTAATACTGATGATTGTCGGATTTGTTTTTTCTTCAAATGCACAATCGTTCGAGGCAGTAAAGGAATTAGCAAACAGGCGTGTTCCCTGGCTGGCTGGCAAGTTGGTTTTTTCTCCAATAGTAAAAGAAGATGGCAAAGATGTGTTTGAATTATCTTCTAAGAAAGGCAATATATATATTGGAGCAACAGATGCCAATTCTGCATCATCTGCTTTAAACTGGTATTTGAAATATTACTGTTATCGCAATATGTCGCATATGGGAGATAACATGAAGCCCCTTGAAAAGATACCAGTAATTGATAAAAAAATCAGAATTGTTTCTCCTTATAGGTTCCGTTATGCATTAAATTATTGTACGATCAATTATACGATGAGTTTTTATACATGGAAAGACTGGGAACGCGAATTAGACTGGATGGCACTAAATGGTGTAAACCTAATGTTGGCTCCCGTTGGTGTAGAAGCCGTATGGCAAAATACAATGCTACGTTTAGGATTCACCCAAAAAGAGATTATTGATTTTATACCAGGCCCGGCTTTTAGCGCATGGTGGCTAATGGGAAATCTGGAAGGTTGGGGAGGACCGGTTTCTCAAAACATGATTGATCAACAAGTTTTGTTGCAACAAAAGATTTTAAAAAGAATGAAAGGACTCGGAATTGAGCCGGTAATGCAGGGCTTTTATGGAATGGTTCCGACAACATTAAAAAATAAAGAAAAAGTAAAAATCATAGATCAGGGAAAATGGGCAGGTGGTTTTACCAGACCTGATTTTTTATTGCCTACAGATCCTTATTTTGAGAAAATTTCCGGCATTTATTATTCTGAAATGAAAAAATTATATGGTAATGATCTTCGTTTTTTTGGAGGTGATCCCTTCCATGAGGGAGGAAATTCAAATGGTGCTGATCTTGGAGTTTGTGCTAAAGAAATTCAAAAACAAATGCAACATTCTTTTCCTTCCAGTACATGGATACTTCAGGGATGGCAGGAAAATCCATCAACTAAATTACTAGCCGGTTTAGATAAATCAAAGACTTTGATAATTGAATTGTTTGGTGAGAATACAGCAAATTGGGAAACTCGCAAAGCATATGATGGAACTCCGTTTATATGGTGTAATGTAAGTAATTTTGGAGATAAAGTCAGCTTATATGGTAAAATTCAAAGATTTGCAGATGAGGTTTATCGTGCTAAAACAGGCTCTTATAATACTTTTTTAAGCGGAATCGGTATTATTCCTGAAGGAATTCATAATAATTCTGCTCCTATTGATTTTATGTTAGAACTGGGTTGGCATACAGATAAGGTTGATACTAAAGAATGGATAAAAAATTACGTTAAATATCGTTATGGTAAACCTAATGAAACAATTCTTGAAGCTTGGCAAGGATTTCTTGAAACCATTTACAGCAGTCCCGAGATTTATCAGGAAGGTGGCTCAGAATCTATTTTTTGCGCCAGACCTTCCACAAATGTAGAAAGTATTTCTTCATGGGGAACCAGAAAAAGGAATTACGATGTAGCAAAGTTTGCTAAAGCTGTTAAACTTTTTGTATCCGTTTCAAAAGAATTTGAGCAAAGTGAAACCTATCAGATTGATAAAATTGATTTAGTCAGACAGGTTAATGCAAATAAAGGAGATGTTGTATATCAAAGTATGATTGATGCCATTAATAAAAAGGATGCTGTTGCTTTTGAAACAGCTTCAAAAAAGTTTCAAATGATGATTCTACAGCAAGATGAGTTGTTAAATTGTAATCCACATTTCACACTACATACCTGGCTAAAACAAGCAACTGATTTTGGTACAACACCAAAAGATAAAGAGTTATCAGTACGAAATGCAAAAGAGCAAATTACGATTTGGGGTCCTTATGATCCTAATACCAATTTACACGATTATGCCTTTAAAGAATGGGGAGGATTATTAGGCTCTTTGTATTTAGACCGATGGAAATTGTTTGAAAAAGAACAACTTACTCTTTTAAGTAATCAAGCGGTAAACCCTTCAAATTATTTCGAAATAGAAAAGAAATGGACAGAAGAAAGTAATATGTTCTTACCGAAGTTGCTAACAAAAGAAAAGGAAAATTCTTTGATTGATGCAATTTTGCAATAGGAATATTGGCTGTCAATTATTCTTTTAATAAAATATGTTATTAACATGTTGATAAATAATGATTTAAAGTTTATTCTAATGAATAGTTTCAAATAATTAATTTTTATATTTGAAATTAGTTAACGGCTTATTAATTTAAAATATTTATTATGGAAAAAGCTATACTATTGAAAGTGCGTAAGGAATTGAATGGTCAACAGCAGTTTAATATAATTAAATTAAAAGGAAGTTTAATTTCTAAAGGCTATACAGAAATAATACATATTCTCGATCAGGATGATGAGTTTCATATTAATTCATTTGAAACACCAGTTGAAACTACTAATGAAGTACAGGAATATATTACAGCATTTATTAATAGAGAAAACCTGGCAGATACAATAACAATATATAAATGATTCCAGGTTGTAATTTTCAATCAGAAACGAAATAGTTTATCATTAATAAATTAACGTAGATCCAAAAAAAACAGAAAGTGCCCGATTGTTAGGCACTTTTTTTTAGCCATATTGAATTTTGAAATCTTTATTATTCTTAAGGATGGTTATAAAAGTTAACTCCTTAAATCTATCCATGAAAATGTATTTTTTCTTTAGTAATTTTTAATAGAAAATTAAAGAATACCTCCAAATCATTAAATTTTCTGCTAATCAGGATTGATAAAAATATTAATTTTTATCGATTTTATTTCATACAATGTTTTTTATAATTGTTTTTGTTGTTGATTTATGAAAGTATTTTAAAGCAACCGGTTGTGTTTTTTTGATTGTTTTTTTATATTTGTAATAAATACACTTATCATGTAAGTATATTTTAAGTTGAATATTTTAGTATAACCTGACATTTCTAAGATGTTAAATAATAATCGAACAATTCAAATGAAACAGCGACACATCTTTTCCTTATTATCATTTTCAGTACTATTTCTTTTCTCTTTCAATGGAGTGACCGTAAAAGATACCCTAACAAAAAGACAAATTGAAAAAGGACCTATTTTCTCTAATGTTATGTATCAAGGAAATGACAATATCTATAAAAATAATCCCCTCAAATCAGATGAGTTTTATTCACCCATTTTACAGGGATGT contains:
- a CDS encoding T9SS type A sorting domain-containing protein, with the translated sequence MKRKLHLIIMLLCAFFVQQNVKSQTTLAAGDIAFIGYQTAGSDGFSFITLKAMNTGTLVYLTEKGWGNGTWISGSTEPHLLWTVPALTPAGTIISIVETATADTFTVTGTTQGSITLALGTSFNLSGGDQMLAYQSSTGPQPASPTFIAGVHADYNLSDYDTTTKWNTTAATGGNSSSLPPGLTNGVNCVSLFPGMAEVANSKYSGTLTGTVAALLASINNYANWSHHATNDLGIVPSSYPAPSVSTVVAATVTTTTATNIKAVSATIGGNVSSDGGDATVQRGIVWATTAAPTIANNKVQNGTGTGTFSATITGFPSATTIHYRAYTTNSAGTSYGTELTLLTGAALSTSSTSQTNIACNGASTGAASVTATGGTLPYSYSWSPSGGSAATASSLAAGTYTVTITDGESTQITRNFTITQPPVLNGTPSTTSVSCFGGTNGTATITASGGTPGYTYLWSPSGGTGATASGLTAGTYSVTITDANACTKTVTGIIVGGPTAVLDGTPSATNVSCFGGSNGIATIAPTGGTPGYTYLWSPSGGTGATATGLTAGTYSVTITDANSCTKTISGIIVGEPATNITATPSTTAVSCFGGTNGTASVVASGGTPGYTYSWAPSGGTGATATGLTAGTYSVTVTDANLCTITINNIVVGQPASVLTGTPSTTSVSCNGGTNGTATVIASGGTPGYTYLWSNGATTATATGLSTGTYSVTITDANSCTATVNNILIGQPTVITANPSQTNVSCNGGSNGSATVTPTGGTGSYIYLWSNGATTATASGLTQGNYTVTISDGNLCSIIQNFAITEPTLLVASQGTINNVSCNGGANGTATVVTTGGTASYSYSWAPSGGTGATATGLSAGTYTVTVTDNNLCQTTQSFIVTEPAVLSVTSSQTNILCNGAATGSATVNVTGGTGAYTYSWSPSGGIAATATGLTAGTYTVTIKDANLCQTTKTFTITQPGALIATPAAQTNIGCRGEATGSATVNVTGGTGSYSYSWAPSGGTAATASGLLAGTYTVTVTDANTCSTTQSFTITQPAAVLSATTASTGVSCFGGSNGSASVTVSGGTPGYTYLWAPLGGTSASISGRPAGNYTCTITDANGCTLVKNITINTPAVLSATTLKTNVSCNGGTNGSATVNVSGGTLGYTYSWAPSGGTAATATGLAAGTYTVTVSDANSCQTTATVTINQPAALTAMAFKTDLLCNGQANGTATVSVSGGTPGYTYLWSPSGGTAATATGLAIGNYSCLITDANGCTLTKNLTINQPAVLSATTAQANATCVAGGQASVTPSGGTSPYNYSWAPSGGTAATATGLLAGNYSCFITDSNGCTITRNFTITTTNTLTATTSQTNVLCNGSNTGTATVVPAGAPGPFTYVWAPTGGTAATATGLTAGNYNVTITSSNGCSIVKNFTITQPTAIVVTPSQTNVNCNGGTNGSASVSVTGGAGAYTYSWSPSGGTAATATGLSAGTYTVIITDANLCQKTQSFTITEPPALTASTTSTNVTCNGLNNGSATVNVAGGTGTYTYLWSPSGGNAATASGLAPGNYSVLITDANTCSITKNFTITEPATLIASVGTQTNISCNGGNNGSATVNVTGGTGAYTYAWSPSGGTATTASGLSAGTYSVTVTDANSCTATQSFLITQPIQLTASVGAQTNVSCNGGSNGSATVAVSGGTSAYTYAWSPSGGSAATASGLSAGTYTVTVTDANSCTATQSFVITEPIQLTASGGAQTNVSCNGGSNGSATVNVTGGSGAYTYAWSPSGGTAATTSGLSVGTYTVTVTDANNCTATQSFTITEPIALTASIATQTNISCNGLSDGAVSINVAGGVTPYAYLWSNGSTTKDISGLIAGNYTLTITDANNCSVTQSVTLITTPDVTAPIPNVVSLPEITNYCSILSSQIPVPTATDNCAGIINGTTSNPLNYTTEGSYTITWSFNDGNGNISTQNQTLKVVASPVNQVTLSSAEYTFDSNLHTLQVANLPAGATVAYTTVPATGTANGATNAGVYAITATVTPSVTTPNCSPVILTANLTIKKAAQQIIFGALAPRILGSNNNFNLQATTNSGLPVRFTFTYTSTLPPANVSTTGLVNMLRSGELLITAHQDGNQNYLPAADVSQLLIIKNNDITVQNITIGSKVYNNPAKDITYVMSCGENNPNVAIVNQTNATITPSASFTIATPKAGIYTQNVTITSQDGTATANYTIKVEKPFSFYDIVKQKFNNVLLVNNNPQTNGGYEFVSYQWFKNGQLVGTGQYYSAGNESNSVLDTSALYSVKMTTKDGKVLQTCDATIVLQNSLQAKLYPNPIEAGKVITIEADFPEEELQNMQITLFSVSGKLIKTVQSSTAKTEIQLPEITESNMYLVVLEYGNIKKSFKVIVK
- a CDS encoding ABC transporter substrate-binding protein, with protein sequence MDDTIKIGILIPKSQQYPTLDRDFMRGLKLNNLNVKFYVESIGIGADEKMIIEKIQKLNFQEDISIMIGLFGHYNITEVYNYTSKNDILLLVADTGATLPYEKSVYKGVYINSFGLTESCYHLGTYLTAKNYQKIVTSTSFYDSGYGMLAAIEYAFKEKSIFSGHYITPFVPRENESACMDHFINSHEPDAVFAFYSGLYAEENADFIVQNKITKKYPFYVTPFFITDKILEEYKNEPHELYVVSSWMQNDTDDIDFTNEYKNKYSENPSVFSVLGYENGLILNNILLNAENNLSISSLIEEMDKLNIAGPRGNIEFDKDTNRTMFNHYMYKLNFDSNNNISFNRIKTFVNDGHFIKAFTSSTKPEKVSGWQNAYLCH
- a CDS encoding phage tail protein, with the protein product MEPFLGTILAFGFNFAPRGWLLCYGQLLSIAQNSALFSLLGTTYGGDGVTTFALPDLRGRSLVGQGQGPGLTNIYMGQISGTENTSLLITNMPSHAHPLVAGQANVSTVANALSGGTITNETDSGNNFFAAGGAVPNIYSEPGGTNNPIGGIASTISGITGVAGGNQPFSIRNPYLGINYCIATEGIFPSRN
- a CDS encoding alpha-N-acetylglucosaminidase, with product MKVKNVAVILMIVGFVFSSNAQSFEAVKELANRRVPWLAGKLVFSPIVKEDGKDVFELSSKKGNIYIGATDANSASSALNWYLKYYCYRNMSHMGDNMKPLEKIPVIDKKIRIVSPYRFRYALNYCTINYTMSFYTWKDWERELDWMALNGVNLMLAPVGVEAVWQNTMLRLGFTQKEIIDFIPGPAFSAWWLMGNLEGWGGPVSQNMIDQQVLLQQKILKRMKGLGIEPVMQGFYGMVPTTLKNKEKVKIIDQGKWAGGFTRPDFLLPTDPYFEKISGIYYSEMKKLYGNDLRFFGGDPFHEGGNSNGADLGVCAKEIQKQMQHSFPSSTWILQGWQENPSTKLLAGLDKSKTLIIELFGENTANWETRKAYDGTPFIWCNVSNFGDKVSLYGKIQRFADEVYRAKTGSYNTFLSGIGIIPEGIHNNSAPIDFMLELGWHTDKVDTKEWIKNYVKYRYGKPNETILEAWQGFLETIYSSPEIYQEGGSESIFCARPSTNVESISSWGTRKRNYDVAKFAKAVKLFVSVSKEFEQSETYQIDKIDLVRQVNANKGDVVYQSMIDAINKKDAVAFETASKKFQMMILQQDELLNCNPHFTLHTWLKQATDFGTTPKDKELSVRNAKEQITIWGPYDPNTNLHDYAFKEWGGLLGSLYLDRWKLFEKEQLTLLSNQAVNPSNYFEIEKKWTEESNMFLPKLLTKEKENSLIDAILQ